The Cellulomonas flavigena DSM 20109 DNA segment GCATCGCGCGCGGCGACGGGCACGGTCGTGCTGGACGCCGACCTGTTCGGTCAGTCGCTCGCGGTGACCCTCGGCCGCGCGCAGGCCGTCGGCCTGCCGGTCGTGGTCGCCGACCTCACCGACGGGCTGCCGGACGTCGACGGGCCGCTCGTGGGAGTCGTCGTGCAGCAGGTCGGCGCGTCCGGCGCGCTGCGCGACCTGCGGCCCCTCGTCGCCGCGGCCAAGGAGCGCGGCGCGCTCGTCACGGTGGCCGCCGACCTGCTCGCCCTGACCCTCGTGACCTCCCCGGGCGAGCTCGGCGCGGACGTCGCGGTCGGCTCGGCGCAGCGCCTCGGCGTGCCGCTGTTCGGCGGCGGTCCGCACGCAGCCTTCATGGCGGTCCGTCAGGGCCTCGAGCGGACGTTGCCCGGGCGGCTGGTCGGGGTGTCGGTCGACGCCGACGGCGCCCCCGCGTACCGCCTCGCGCTGCAGACCCGCGAGCAGCACATCCGCCGCGAGAAGGCGACGAGCAACATCTGCACCGCGCAGGCGCTGCTCGCGATCGTCGCGTCGATGTACGCGGTGTACCACGGTCCCGACGGGCTGCGGGCGATCGCGCAGCGGGTGAACGGCGCCGCGCGGTGCCTGGCCGACGTGCTGCGGGAGCTGGGCGTCGAGGTCGTCCACGCGGACCTCTTCGACACCGTACGGCTGCGGGTCCCCGGGCGCGCCCGGGCCGTGCAGGCGGCCGCGGTCGCGCGCGGTGTCAACCTGTGGGCACCGGACGACGACCACGTCCAGGTCGCGTGCGACGAGACGACGACGGACGAGGACCTGCTCGCGGTCGTCCTCGCGGTCGCCGACGCCGGCGCGACCGACCTCGCGGCGAACCCCGACGGCTCGTACGACGTCGGGTTCGTCGCCCACCGTCGCTCGCGCGTGCCCGAGCACCTGGCGCGCACCACCGACTACCTCACGCACCCCGTGTTCCACGTGAATCGTTCCGAGACCGCGATGCTGCGCTACCTGCGCCGGCTGTCCGACAAGGACCTCGCGCTCGACCGCACGATGATCCCGCTGGGCTCGTGCACCATGAAGCTCAACGCGACCGCCGAGATGGAGCCCATCTCCTGGCCCGAGTTCGCCGACATCCACCCGTACGCCCCGGCCGACCAGACGCAGGGCTACGCCGCCCTGGTCACCGAGCTGCAGGACTGGCTCGCCGAGATCACCGGCTACGCCGCCGTCAGCGTGCAGCCCAACGCCGGCTCGCAGGGCGAGCTCGCGGGCCTGCTCGCGATCCACGCGTACCACGAGGCCACGCGCGCCGAGGGCGCGGAGCACCGCGACATCTGCCTCATCCCGGCCTCGGCGCACGGCACCAACGCGGCGTCGGCGGCGCTCGCCGGCCTGAAGGTCGTCGTGGTCGCGACGGCCGAGGACGGTGAGGTCGACCTCGCGGACCTGCGGGCCAAGCTCGACCAGCACGGCCCCCGGGTCGCGGCGATCATGATCACCTACCCCTCGACGCACGGCGTCTACGAGGAGCACGTGCGCGAGGTCTGCGACCTCGTCCACGCCGCCGGCGGCCAGGTCTACATCGACGGCGCGAACCTCAACGCGCTCGTCGGGCTCGCGCGCCCCGCGGAGCTCGGCGGCGACGTCTCGCACCTCAACCTGCACAAGACGTTCTGCATCCCGCACGGTGGAGG contains these protein-coding regions:
- the gcvP gene encoding aminomethyl-transferring glycine dehydrogenase, which encodes MPTEPTQSRHAPAAVPVSAPPASRTPAAEGFADRHVGPRGDDTDRMLATLGFADLDALVDAAVPATIRSGRPLDLPAARSEERVLADLRAVASRNRVLRPMIGQGYYGTTTPAVIRRNVLESPAWYTAYTPYQPEISQGRLEALLNFQTVVSDLTGLDVANASLLDEATAVAEAVALMWRASRAATGTVVLDADLFGQSLAVTLGRAQAVGLPVVVADLTDGLPDVDGPLVGVVVQQVGASGALRDLRPLVAAAKERGALVTVAADLLALTLVTSPGELGADVAVGSAQRLGVPLFGGGPHAAFMAVRQGLERTLPGRLVGVSVDADGAPAYRLALQTREQHIRREKATSNICTAQALLAIVASMYAVYHGPDGLRAIAQRVNGAARCLADVLRELGVEVVHADLFDTVRLRVPGRARAVQAAAVARGVNLWAPDDDHVQVACDETTTDEDLLAVVLAVADAGATDLAANPDGSYDVGFVAHRRSRVPEHLARTTDYLTHPVFHVNRSETAMLRYLRRLSDKDLALDRTMIPLGSCTMKLNATAEMEPISWPEFADIHPYAPADQTQGYAALVTELQDWLAEITGYAAVSVQPNAGSQGELAGLLAIHAYHEATRAEGAEHRDICLIPASAHGTNAASAALAGLKVVVVATAEDGEVDLADLRAKLDQHGPRVAAIMITYPSTHGVYEEHVREVCDLVHAAGGQVYIDGANLNALVGLARPAELGGDVSHLNLHKTFCIPHGGGGPGVGPVAVAAHLAPYLPGDPTPAGSPGTTAVAPVSAAPWGSAGILPISWAYVALMGPDGLRRATETAVLAANYVAARLREHYPVLYTGPAGLVAHECILDLRPLTKATGVTAEDVAKRLMDYGFHAPTLSFPVAGTLMVEPTESEDLAELDRFVDAMVAIRAEIEGVAEGRWPLESSPLRQAPHTAAAVSADVWEHPYGREQAAFPVASLRTGKYWPPVRRIDGARGDRNLVCSCPPVEAYADDVR